CATATCAAATAGAAGTGTTTTGCGACTATCTATTAATCTTCTCCCAGTGGATCATTCAAAGTATCATCTAAACTGTGTACCCGACGAATCGGTATATCCCTGGCTTAGAGCCCGTCGAGGTATTTTTGCCTCGCCTCGCGTGGTTCTTCCTAAGTTCGACGATCGTAATTTTTGTCGAGTACATCTGTACTCATCACGTCTATCCGCTCGAACTCGACATAGTTTGTAACCGATCCGCGACGGATTACGTGTGAACTCACGAAGCCAGGTCTTCGAGTTATAGGTCGACACAATATGGGTTTAGAAACGGATAACGATCCATCGCGACAATGGCAACAGCTGGAAATGAAAAGGCCGCGCTGGGGCAGTTATACCACAAGCTACCGACGTCAGAAGCCGGTCAGATGTCGATCTTCGGCATCGCTGACTCGTACTCTTCGCGGATCTCATCTTCACCGTAGTGTGTGTAGAGAGACACCATATCTCCAGCAGCGTCCCCACGAAGGGCTTTAATCACGTCCCGTGAACAACCATCCCGGTTGAGCCAAGTTGTAAAGCAACGACGGGCGTCGTGAGGGGTGAACTCGACGATCTCCTCGCGAGCCCATCGGTCGTCGACGATTGATTGCTATCGCTCTTGTAGGTCACGCAGCGAGATCATCGATCCAACAATGCTACCAGCGGACATTTTATGGTATCTGGAAGCCTGCCAGTAATTTGTTGGATTCAGTTGGAGTACCAGGTAGCCCAATTAAGACAACTACTTTTCACTCGTCTTCGTCCGGCTTTTCCGACAACCGTTTCCCGAGCCGATCGAGTCGGTTTTGAGCGTCCTCACGGCGCTGTGTTGTCTCCTCTGGGCGATATTCGATCGCTTCGATCTGGCTGCCTTCCACCGTCACCGCAAGCACACTGCCCTCCTTCCGTCCCTCTTGTGGCACACGCTCGATCGGTATGTCGCGCTGGTCCTGCACCTCGTCGTCCGCCTCCAGCAGGATAACAGCCGTTTTACCGTCGACGATCCGGTCCAGAACGCCGATATAGGTTCCGTCGATCATGCTGTCCTCACCTCCAGTATTGGTCCGGACACACCCAGTGGGGGTGGCGCCAACTTCCCGTCATCATCGTTGGGTTTCTCTGCGAGCAGGTCAGCCGGATCCGTCGAGAACTCCTCACTCGTTTCGACGGCGATTTCCTCACCATCGGTCGTGATCACGATATCTCCATGGACACCCGTCCAGTAAGTCTCGATCCCCCGGTCGGCAAACCGTTCGAGGACCTCATCATGTGGATGGCCATACTGGGAGTCATACGCGCTCGAAATAACCGCAATTGAGGGCTCTGCCGTATCCAGGAACGATTCACTCGAAGAGGTCGAGGAACCATGGTGACCGGCGTGGTAGACATCGGCCGCAAGTGCATCAGCGCGTTCCTCAACGAGCCGCGATTCGACCTTTGTCTCGGCGTCACCCGTGGTCAGATAGCCGACCTCGCCGAACGTGATCGAGAGGACGATACTGTTCTCGTGGAGATCGCTCCCTGAATCGCCAGCTGGCGGGTTCAACACCTGGGCGTCGACAGTGCCGTCAGCAATGGGTATTTCATCGCCATCCTCGACGAACAGTAGTTCAACATCGTGTTCCTCGACTGCATCGAGATAGTTCTCGTAGGTCTGGGAAGTGTGGGCGACGCCGTTGTCGTAGGCGGCACCGATCCCGTCGCGTTCGGTCTCGTAGTGTTCGATGATGGCAGCGTGACCACCGATGTGATCGGCGTGGCCATGCGTGGCTACGAGATGGTCGATCCGGTCGATTTCGTGGGCTTTGAGATATTCGAGCACGCCCTGGCCGTCCTGGCGCCAGTCGCCCGTATCGATGAGAATCGTCTCCTCATCGGGGGTAATTATGAGCGTCGCATCCGCCTGCCCGACGTCGATGTGGTGGATCTGGAACTCGCCGTCGGGGAGCTCGCCGGGCTCGTCACTCGGCGTGGGCGTCTCTGTTGGCGTTGGCTCCGGTGTGGGAGTCGGGGTTACCTCAGGTTCCGGGGTCCAATCTCCGGGGGTACCGGCACAGCCAGCCAGGAGGAGAATTCCAGCGAGGGCAAGGACAAGAAGTAGCCGTCTCATAGCCGTACGTTTGCGGGCGGTCGGTTAACAGTTCGGGACGAGAGATTGTCAGAGGCACTGGACTCGTCCCATCGGAACGGTCGATTGAGGCACGTAAAGCTGTGTTGTTTTCATCGTAGTATGTCAGAATATAACTGTGATTTCACCGATACGATGTGGTGAGAGACAATCTTCGTTTTTGGTCGTGGCTTTCAGCCAGAGCAATTATCTATCGCTCATTTCGATATAAGACCCAAGTTCGCTGGTATTGTCTACCGCATCTGTGTTGGGTTCGGAGTCGGTTGACTCGGATTCGGAATCCTCAGCACCACCTTCAACCGTCACGTTTGCCTCACCACCTACCCCGACTTCTTCTTCGGTTGGCGTATCACTCTCCTCAGAGAGGCCCAACCCGCCTGCAACCGTCCCGGTCACGATCAACAGGAGAACAAGTCCACCGATGACGAGCCACAGTGTGTCAATAGGAAATTCTCGCATCACCGGGCCTCCGAAGCGGTTACCATCTTCTTGTCTTCAAGGACTGGACATACCCGATCGAGGGGCGGCTGTGCGACCGACTTGGCGTTGTCGGGTAATACCAGTCGATTCCGTGGCCGGCCGATGTCTGGAGGCACGCGTTCGGTGTCGAGGAGGCCCTGGTCTTCGAGTTCAGTTTTCGCTCGCGAGAAGGTGGCCTTCGAGGCCAAACTCACGTCTTCACCCCAGGTTGAGAGCTTGTACTGCTGGAGTTCGTGCTTGCAGCCGACGAGCAACAGGAGCGTTACGGCGTCCACATTCCCGGCTTCGTTGTCTGCGACTGCCGCCAGGACGCGATCGAAGTCTTCCCGAACGGCTGCGCCGAACCGGTCCTCAAGGCCACTACGAACCGTCGACAGTGGCGGTGTCCGCAGCGAGAATGACTCGCCAGTTTCGAACTGGTTGGTTGCCATTTCACGGGCAGCCTCAACGGCATCAGTATCCTGGGATTCGAGGGTGAGCAGCTCCGAATCGCCTGGCACCAGCGTGACCACAGTGTCTGATGTGACACAAACGCGGGTAGCCTTATCGTCGGAGCCCACCCGAAGATCAAGGCGATCCGTATCAACGAGTTCGGCAAGTTTGGCGGCGATCGGGAACCGCTTTCGGATGAACTTGAGTGTCGCCTCCTCGGCTACCACGCCCATGGACGGCAGTGTTACTGGATCGCGGTCGGTGACCACGTCGGCCAATGCCGCAAGCGTCGCGACCGGCGGGTTGACGAGCACGATTGCTGGTGATGCAGTAGAGTCCTCGATGGTACAGAGCGATTCAAGCAATGAGGTGTGATCTCGTAGATGCGACGAACTCGACATCACATTTGGATCGCAGAATGTACTATTTAATCTCACCGATTCATTCGATATAATTTGTACGTGAATATAGTAAAGACAATTGGACTGTTTGGATCGGATAGAACACGGTTTTGAGCCTAATTCAACTTCCACTTCCACACCGCCTGGCCAAATTTATTGTTCCGACTATCGGACATTACGATAATGAGCTGGCTACATCACATCGACCGGGCGAGACGGACCACGGTCCCGGTCGTCGTCGACAAGCAACAGGCCGGGCCACTCCCACCCGGATTCGAAGCACAGGGACTCACGATCAACGGTCTCTGGGGTGTCTACGAGCGCCAACGCGGCATCGAAAAGATTCAAATCATCGAACTCCCCACCCAGTATAGGGTCTCCGTATCCAACCCTGTCGCTGGAACCAACCAGCTCCCGCAACCTGCCGGTCAGTCGAACCATGGTGGAGACGCCCTGAAAGGACTCGCGGCCCTCGGACTGGGAACCCTCGGTGCTGTCGCAATCGGAAAGGCGCTCAAGGGCTCGCAGAAAAGCACCGTTCCCGACCCAAAACAAGCCCACCGCGTGTTCATCAGCCACTCTTGGACCTACGAGGATCACTACAAAGAGGTGAAAGAGCTGCTCGATGACGCCTACGGATTCGAATACTTCGACCACAGCGTATCCTCTGACGACCCGATCGACGCCCAACTACCGAACCACCTCCGAAAGAAGATTCGTGACCAGATACAGTCGACATCCGTTGTCCTCGTGTTAGCTGGGATGTACGTGGCATACAGCGACTGGATCAAGGAGGAGATCGAGATAGCGAACGAGATGGAGAAGCCGATTATCGGCGTTGTCCCGGCGAAGAACGAGCGTGCACCTACTATCGTGCAGGCGAAAGCCACGGAACTGGTCGAAGCCGACGGGGCCGAAATCCTGGACGCGATCGAACGGCACGCAACATGACTGACGACGACGGTGCCTCCGATGGCGATCGATCAGAGCTTATCGACCAGTACACGACCTATGTGGATACGACGTTGAACGTTAGCAACCGGCGGATGCGGAACAATCGTTTCTACGTCCTCCTTCTCTCCGGCACCCTCGCCGTAGTCTCCGTGCTCGCGGACACCCAGATCATCGAGGAGGTCGGGCTCCTAATCGCCGGCCTACTCGGCTTGGCGCTCTGCATACTTTGGTATCTCAGCATCGTCTCCTACAAGCAGCTGAACAGCGGGAAGTACGAGATAATCCAGGCGATGGAGAAAGACTTGCCTGCGGAGCCGTTCGCCAACGAATGGGACGTCCTCGACGAAGGGAGAGACTGGAGGACCTATATCACCCATACCCGAGTTGAACGCAAAATACCCGGGGTTCTCGCCGTCCCATATCTTATCATCACGATATACGCGACCATCAGGCTCGTGTAAACGCACTGGCTCACGACAAGATGCGTATGAGAACGAGTGAGAACTACCTCATCGCGACAATGCTAACAGCTGCAAGGGCGAAGGCCTCGCTGGCCTGGTTAGCCCATCTTGTCCAGGGCGTCTCGACGGTCTTCTACAGGCACCTGGTCGTACTTCATCGTCGTCATCGGATTCCTATGCCGAAGCTGGGCTTTCGCAGCTGCAAGGCCCCGTTCCTTCGCCATGTACGTCCCAACAGAGTGTCTGATCGTGTACCAGCTCATTTTCCGGTTCGCGGTTTCGATCCCCGCCTCGTCACATAGGCGATGGAGCAACCGGCGCAGGCTCTTCGAACTATAACGGTTCCCCCGAGCAGTGAGCCATAGTGCGTCCGTATCGTCGTACCGATCGTACCGTTCCCGTTCTTCGAGCCATCGCTCAAGGTACGCAGTCGTCTCATCCTTCAAGCTCACCGTCCAGTTTCCGACGTTCTTCGATGACTCCTCCTTTGGGATCCGCAATACGCTGTTCTGGAGGTCAACCCAACGTACTGACGCAGTACGGACCTCCGCAGGTCGCAGGCCAGCATCAAGGCTTGCGCTCACGAGTGATGGTTCCTTCCACCCAATGACCTTCTCCCAGTCGTTATCGTTGATCGCGTCCCGTGGCTTGTTGAGGAGATGGCCGAGATGGGTGAGCCAGCCTTCTCGCTCTTCACCATAGACGTCGCCGGGAGAGGGGATGTCACCGATTGTGAGCACGGCCTGACGAATCTTCCGTCGCTCTTCAACGCTTAGGAAGTCTTGGGGTTGATGGTTCCCACCGGAGCTATCGAACTGGTAGTCGTACTCCCACTCGTCGTAGTTCTTGTCGTGGTGCAGCCACTTGTTGTAGCGTCGAACGCCCTCCTGAAGCTTCCCTTTCGCCGTTTCGGACTGGTCGTAGTCAAACGCGAGCCACTCGATGAACGCTTTCGCTTCTTCTTCTGTCGGGGGCATCGAGTAGCCGCCGAACTTCTCCCAGCGCCACTTATCGAACCGGGCAGTCCGGTACGCAGTGCCGTAAACGGTGTACTCAGAGTAGCCTGAGGCACTCTCAGGATCCTTCCCAACGTTCAACAGCCATGACATGAATCGGAATCGTTGCTTCCGATAGTTGATAAGTTGCTTGTCATTCATCAAGCTTTCATGCGATTTTGGTATTACCACAATGCCACGGTCGAGGTCGATCTCGTCACCCTCCATTTCGGGACAGCGCGAGAGTGTCAGCGGTAACTCATGTTCCATAGCTTACCAGCCGAGGTGAAAACAGGCGGTAGGGCGTCTGGTACGCCCGATCTGAGTGCGCGGGACAGGATTCGAACCTGCGGACCCCTATGGGACAGCGTCCTAAGCGCTGCGCCGTTGACCGCTTGGCTACCCGCGCACACCGATTACTACGCACGAATTGGCCTAAGAACCTGTCGGACTCGCCGGACGTGACGTCGATGTTTCGACCGGATTTATAAACAATGCGGCGCAACCGGGGAGCATGTACCACCGGGCGAGTGACCGGGTCGAAAACGAACCTTGGCTCCATGAACTCGACCGCGCTGCCGACGACCTCGATGTCGGTCCTGACGCCCGGTCGACCGCAGTCGACCTCTTTCTGTCTCATCTCCCCGAAGAGGAGCGCTCGAAACCAGCGGTCGCCGCGGCAGCACTGTACACGGGCGCGCTCGTGGCCGGCGAGGAGCGATCCCAGGCCGCCGTCGCCGACGCCATGGGCGTCGCCCGCCTGTCGATCCAGTCCCGCTGGAAGGAACTGCTCGCGGACGCCGGCTTCGAGCCGCCTACTTGGTGAATGAGCGATCACCCGAGCGCCGGATCCTCGGCGACGATCCCGTGGCGGTCCCGGACGCTGTACTTCGTCATTGCCAGTTCGCTGATCGGCGTGATGGGCGTGTCGCTCATCAGTCCGGTGTTGCCGGATCTCCGTCCCGTGTTTGGGGTCTCCGACTCCCAGGTGGGCCTTGTGATCACAGCCTACACGCTGCCGGGGATCTTCGTCACGCCGTTCATGGGACTCGTCGCCGATCGGGTCGGCCGCCGGAACACACTGGTTCCGCTGTTGCTCCTGTTCGGCGTCGCCGGCGCCGGAATCGCCTTCGTCGACACCTTCCGGAGCCTGATCGCACTCCGGTTCCTGCAGGGGATCGGCGCCAGCGCACTCGTCACGCTGGCGATCACGATCGTCGGCGACGTCTACGAGGGGCCACGCCGGAACGCAGTGATCGGATTCAACGGCAGCACGATCGGTGCCGGCGCCGCGATGTATCCCCTGATCGGCGGCGCACTCGCGACGATCCGGTGGTCCGTCCCGTTTTTGTTTTTCGGGATTGCCGTTCTCGTGGGTGTACTCGCGGCACTGTTACTCGAGGAGCCGGATATCGGGACTGCAACCGACGTGCGGACCTACCTCTCGCGGCTCTGGGCGGTGCTTTTCCTCCCGGAGGCGCTGGCGATCTACCTCGCGATCTTCGTGGCGTTCAGCGTCTTTTATGGCGCGATCCTCACTGCCTTGCCACTGCTTTTGAGTGACGAGTTCGGCCTCGGTGCGGGGCAGATCGGCCCCGTGTTGGCCATGGTTGCAGTCGCGAGCGCGACCGTCTCGTCCCAGTACGGCCGGATCTCGCAGTGGCGGTCCGCCTCGCAGCTCGTCGCGCTCGGGTTCATCGCCTACGGACTGAGTCTGATCGGGGTCTGGCTCGCGCCCTCGCCCGTCGCAGTCGGGGTGGCGCTGTTGGCGTTCGGCGTCGGGTTCGGGATCGTGATGCCGTCGATCGACACCACCGTCATCACGCTCGTTTCGGCGGACCTACGGGCGGGCATGATGGGCATGCGGACCAGTCTACTGCGACTGGGACAGACGGTCGGGCCGATCGCGTTTACGTTCCTCGCGGAGGCGTTTTTCGTCACGACCGTGGAGGGATACCGAACGCTCGTTTTCGGCTCCGGTGTCGTCGTCACGATCGGGGGAGCGGTCGCTTACCTGCTCCTCAGAGAATGATCGCTACCGGTTCAGTTTGTTCGGTTCTCGACGTCAGGTGAACCCATCAGATACACCGCTGTGAGCACGCAGACGGCGATGAGGAAGTCGAATCCGTGTTCGATGAAGTGGTGGGTAGTCATCGGAACGTGACCGTACAGTGTGCCGAAACCGACGAGCGATCGGACGAAGAGTGCGGAAACCGCGACCACGACCAGGAGATACGGGGTCGACCCCCGACGGAGGTATCCCGCCACGGCGAGCAGCAACACGAGACCGGTTCCGATCGTCGCGAGCGCGAGGACGAACAACAGCGACTCCGGCAGGTCGTAGGCACCACCGGCAACAACGGCGTGTTCGATCGCGAGTGGCGGCTCCGTACCTCTCATCGGTTCTCGTTTCACCCACGGAACTATATGTGTCACGCTGTGTTCTGACGGCGACACACTGTGTTAGGTCGCGAACGACACACTGACGCCGCACCCGATCGTATCCCGATTTGAAACGAATGTACGAGGTCGAACTGAAGGTACCGGCGGCACACGAGACCGTTCGCGACCGCCTCGAGTCGATGGAACTGTCGCGGGAAACGTACGTCGAACAGACTGACACGTACTACGACGCACCACACCGCGAGTTCGCCGAAACCGACGAAGCGCTGCGTATCCGGCGGGTGCGGCGGCTCGATTCCGGCAATAACGACGGAATGGGGAACGCAAATGGTCGCGAGGAGGACGACTGCGTGACGCTCACCTACAAGGGACCGCTCGTCGACGACACCTCGAAAACGAGAGAGGAACGCGAGACGGACGTGATCGACGGCGAGGAACTGGCCGGGATCCTCACCAGCCTCGGGTTCGAACCGGCGGCAACTGTAGAGAAGCGCCGTGAGGTGTTCACTGTCGACGGATACACGGTGACCCTCGACGACGTGTCCGAGCTCGGAGAGTTCGTGGAAGTCGAAGGCGAGGCTGAACAGGCCGACCTCGAGACCGTCCGGGAGGGAGCATTCGAAGTCCTCGAATCGATCGGACTCGATCCGGATGACGGAATACGGACGTCGTATCTGGAACTCCTTCTCGAACCGAACCCATAAACTGAAGGCCGCTGAAAGAAACTACGAGTAGAACACCGGATCTGGTACGAACGATGGTCGACGCAGGGACACTCGCGCTGGTTGCCATCGCCCTCGCGGCGAGCTTTTTTGCAGCGTGGACGATCGGCGCTGGTTCGACCGGTGCGACGCCGTTCGCGCCGGCAGTCGGCGCCAACGCGATCACGACGATGCGCGCCGCCCTCGTCGTCGGCCTGCTGTCGTTTGCCGGCGCCGTGTTGCAGGGGGCTGCAGTCACGGAGACGGTCGGTCGAGGGCTGGTCACCGACATAACCCTGTCACCGCTGGCGGCGACGGTGGCGCTCACGATCGCCGCCGTTTACATCGCTGCCGGCGTGTTCAAGGGGTATCCGATCGCGACGGCGTTTGCCATCACTGGAAGCGTCGTCGGGGTCGGCCTGGCGATGGGGGGCGGACCGGCGTGGGGACGATACGCCGAGATCGGCCTCTACTGGCTACTGACTCCCGTCTTCGTCGCGCCGGCCTCCTACGTGACGACGAAACTGTTGCGAAGCGAGCGAACCTCCGAACTGTACGTCCTCGCCGCGCTCGCCGGTGTCGTCGGCGTGGTGATTGCCAACATGGAGTTTCTGCTGCTCGGGCCGCCCGGGGAACAGGCCTCGATCGCCGGCAGCGTCGCGGCCGGACTCCCGGGAGGACCCACGGTCGGCACGGCGGCAGTCACCGTCGGGATCGCGGGGATACTTGCGCTCGTCGTCGGGCGCGCCGTTGCGTACGATCCGGTGGCCGCCCAACGGTGGTTCCTGCTCGCGCTCGGGGCGCTGGTGGCGTTCACCGCCGGGGGCGGAAAGGTCGGCCTCGCGGTCGGACCGCTTTTGCCCCTCCTCGACGGGCTCGTTGCGGGCGACGCTATCACCCCGACGCTCGTCTTCGGCGGAATCGGGATGCTGCTGGGTGCGTGGATGGTGTCCGCGCGGATGATAAAGGCGCTCTCGCAGGACTACTCCTCGCTGGGGCCGCGGCGATCCGTCGGCGTGTTGATCCCCTCGTTCGTCATCGCCCAGATCGGCATCTTCTACGGGATCCCGATGTCGTTCAACGAGATTTTCATCAGCGCGATCCTGGGAACCGGCTACGCCGTGGGAAGCGAAGCTGTAAGCCACAAGAAGATGGCGTACACCGCTCTCGCGTGGATCGGATCGCTCGTGTTCTCGCTTTTCGTCGGCTACGGCGTCTACTGGGGAATCAGCTCCGTGCTGGGAGTCGCCTGAAACGGATCGACCGTCGATCGGTCTCGATTTATCCGAAGACGGTTGCGGTTGTAGTATGGCGCCAGATAACTCCGAGAACGGAATCGAGTACGAGCCGATCGGTGTCATCCACACGCCGTACGACTCGCTGGAAGGAATGCCGATTCAGCCAACCGGCGCCCGGGGAACCCGCGGTACCGTTGTCCTCGACGAAGAGTACGCCGACGGGCTGGCCGACCTCGAGGGGTTCTCCCACTGTTATTTGCTCTATCATTTCCACGGCTCCGACGGCGACGCCAGAACGACCGTCGAGCCGTTCCTGAACGCTTCGGAACGCGGACTGTTCTCCACTCGAGCACCGCGGCGACCGAACGCGATCGGGCTGTCGGTGGTCCGGATCGAATCCGTCGACGGATCCACGCTGAAAGTACGGGACGTAGACGTGCTCGACGGAACGCCACTGTTGGACATCAAACCGTTCGTCCCTGCATTCGACGTTCCGAGTGAAGTAGAGGCGGGGTGGATCGACGAAGCCGACGAGGATCCGGAACGCCGGCGGTCTGACGATCGGTTTCTGTAATTCGACTCGTACCAACTGAGGCAGGGTTTATGTCTTTGACCCGACGTACCGCGGTGGATTTAAATAGTGTAAGATAGTGAAGGTTCTACTATGCGGCGCAATAGCACGGTACGACGGCGAAAGATTCTTCGAATGACCGGCGCCTCCGCAGCTTCGGCTGGAATTCTGTCCATCGCCGGCTGTGTGGGCGAGGAAGAGGAGGACCCGGACGACCCTGACGACCCTGACGACCCTGACGACCCTGACG
The Halalkaliarchaeum desulfuricum DNA segment above includes these coding regions:
- a CDS encoding tyrosine-type recombinase/integrase; the encoded protein is MVDDRWAREEIVEFTPHDARRCFTTWLNRDGCSRDVIKALRGDAAGDMVSLYTHYGEDEIREEYESAMPKIDI
- a CDS encoding DUF3006 domain-containing protein, whose translation is MIDGTYIGVLDRIVDGKTAVILLEADDEVQDQRDIPIERVPQEGRKEGSVLAVTVEGSQIEAIEYRPEETTQRREDAQNRLDRLGKRLSEKPDEDE
- a CDS encoding ComEC/Rec2 family competence protein, whose translation is MRRLLLVLALAGILLLAGCAGTPGDWTPEPEVTPTPTPEPTPTETPTPSDEPGELPDGEFQIHHIDVGQADATLIITPDEETILIDTGDWRQDGQGVLEYLKAHEIDRIDHLVATHGHADHIGGHAAIIEHYETERDGIGAAYDNGVAHTSQTYENYLDAVEEHDVELLFVEDGDEIPIADGTVDAQVLNPPAGDSGSDLHENSIVLSITFGEVGYLTTGDAETKVESRLVEERADALAADVYHAGHHGSSTSSSESFLDTAEPSIAVISSAYDSQYGHPHDEVLERFADRGIETYWTGVHGDIVITTDGEEIAVETSEEFSTDPADLLAEKPNDDDGKLAPPPLGVSGPILEVRTA
- a CDS encoding transcriptional regulator TbsP domain-containing protein, which translates into the protein MLESLCTIEDSTASPAIVLVNPPVATLAALADVVTDRDPVTLPSMGVVAEEATLKFIRKRFPIAAKLAELVDTDRLDLRVGSDDKATRVCVTSDTVVTLVPGDSELLTLESQDTDAVEAAREMATNQFETGESFSLRTPPLSTVRSGLEDRFGAAVREDFDRVLAAVADNEAGNVDAVTLLLLVGCKHELQQYKLSTWGEDVSLASKATFSRAKTELEDQGLLDTERVPPDIGRPRNRLVLPDNAKSVAQPPLDRVCPVLEDKKMVTASEAR
- a CDS encoding TIR domain-containing protein, which gives rise to MSWLHHIDRARRTTVPVVVDKQQAGPLPPGFEAQGLTINGLWGVYERQRGIEKIQIIELPTQYRVSVSNPVAGTNQLPQPAGQSNHGGDALKGLAALGLGTLGAVAIGKALKGSQKSTVPDPKQAHRVFISHSWTYEDHYKEVKELLDDAYGFEYFDHSVSSDDPIDAQLPNHLRKKIRDQIQSTSVVLVLAGMYVAYSDWIKEEIEIANEMEKPIIGVVPAKNERAPTIVQAKATELVEADGAEILDAIERHAT
- a CDS encoding RipA family octameric membrane protein; amino-acid sequence: MTDDDGASDGDRSELIDQYTTYVDTTLNVSNRRMRNNRFYVLLLSGTLAVVSVLADTQIIEEVGLLIAGLLGLALCILWYLSIVSYKQLNSGKYEIIQAMEKDLPAEPFANEWDVLDEGRDWRTYITHTRVERKIPGVLAVPYLIITIYATIRLV
- a CDS encoding tyrosine-type recombinase/integrase, with amino-acid sequence MEGDEIDLDRGIVVIPKSHESLMNDKQLINYRKQRFRFMSWLLNVGKDPESASGYSEYTVYGTAYRTARFDKWRWEKFGGYSMPPTEEEAKAFIEWLAFDYDQSETAKGKLQEGVRRYNKWLHHDKNYDEWEYDYQFDSSGGNHQPQDFLSVEERRKIRQAVLTIGDIPSPGDVYGEEREGWLTHLGHLLNKPRDAINDNDWEKVIGWKEPSLVSASLDAGLRPAEVRTASVRWVDLQNSVLRIPKEESSKNVGNWTVSLKDETTAYLERWLEERERYDRYDDTDALWLTARGNRYSSKSLRRLLHRLCDEAGIETANRKMSWYTIRHSVGTYMAKERGLAAAKAQLRHRNPMTTMKYDQVPVEDRRDALDKMG
- a CDS encoding cyclin family protein is translated as MYHRASDRVENEPWLHELDRAADDLDVGPDARSTAVDLFLSHLPEEERSKPAVAAAALYTGALVAGEERSQAAVADAMGVARLSIQSRWKELLADAGFEPPTW
- a CDS encoding MFS transporter, which encodes MSDHPSAGSSATIPWRSRTLYFVIASSLIGVMGVSLISPVLPDLRPVFGVSDSQVGLVITAYTLPGIFVTPFMGLVADRVGRRNTLVPLLLLFGVAGAGIAFVDTFRSLIALRFLQGIGASALVTLAITIVGDVYEGPRRNAVIGFNGSTIGAGAAMYPLIGGALATIRWSVPFLFFGIAVLVGVLAALLLEEPDIGTATDVRTYLSRLWAVLFLPEALAIYLAIFVAFSVFYGAILTALPLLLSDEFGLGAGQIGPVLAMVAVASATVSSQYGRISQWRSASQLVALGFIAYGLSLIGVWLAPSPVAVGVALLAFGVGFGIVMPSIDTTVITLVSADLRAGMMGMRTSLLRLGQTVGPIAFTFLAEAFFVTTVEGYRTLVFGSGVVVTIGGAVAYLLLRE
- a CDS encoding DUF7471 family protein yields the protein MRGTEPPLAIEHAVVAGGAYDLPESLLFVLALATIGTGLVLLLAVAGYLRRGSTPYLLVVVAVSALFVRSLVGFGTLYGHVPMTTHHFIEHGFDFLIAVCVLTAVYLMGSPDVENRTN
- the cyaB gene encoding class IV adenylate cyclase — encoded protein: MYEVELKVPAAHETVRDRLESMELSRETYVEQTDTYYDAPHREFAETDEALRIRRVRRLDSGNNDGMGNANGREEDDCVTLTYKGPLVDDTSKTREERETDVIDGEELAGILTSLGFEPAATVEKRREVFTVDGYTVTLDDVSELGEFVEVEGEAEQADLETVREGAFEVLESIGLDPDDGIRTSYLELLLEPNP
- a CDS encoding inorganic phosphate transporter, whose translation is MVDAGTLALVAIALAASFFAAWTIGAGSTGATPFAPAVGANAITTMRAALVVGLLSFAGAVLQGAAVTETVGRGLVTDITLSPLAATVALTIAAVYIAAGVFKGYPIATAFAITGSVVGVGLAMGGGPAWGRYAEIGLYWLLTPVFVAPASYVTTKLLRSERTSELYVLAALAGVVGVVIANMEFLLLGPPGEQASIAGSVAAGLPGGPTVGTAAVTVGIAGILALVVGRAVAYDPVAAQRWFLLALGALVAFTAGGGKVGLAVGPLLPLLDGLVAGDAITPTLVFGGIGMLLGAWMVSARMIKALSQDYSSLGPRRSVGVLIPSFVIAQIGIFYGIPMSFNEIFISAILGTGYAVGSEAVSHKKMAYTALAWIGSLVFSLFVGYGVYWGISSVLGVA
- the tsaA gene encoding tRNA (N6-threonylcarbamoyladenosine(37)-N6)-methyltransferase TrmO; this translates as MAPDNSENGIEYEPIGVIHTPYDSLEGMPIQPTGARGTRGTVVLDEEYADGLADLEGFSHCYLLYHFHGSDGDARTTVEPFLNASERGLFSTRAPRRPNAIGLSVVRIESVDGSTLKVRDVDVLDGTPLLDIKPFVPAFDVPSEVEAGWIDEADEDPERRRSDDRFL